The following proteins come from a genomic window of Platichthys flesus chromosome 1, fPlaFle2.1, whole genome shotgun sequence:
- the cdkn1ca gene encoding cyclin dependent kinase inhibitor 1Ca, which yields MTSISRRESVCRSLFGPVDQEQLRRDLKLRLREMSEQDSRRWNFNFQAETPLPGRFQWEEIPSDCAAAFYLEPVEPREAACTPATGDEDGAGAAGGDGGGDDREGSAGTNQENCPRILNTKRPAEVTPVRRKRSLSKPAAKPRNYARITDFFAKRRRSTETKIQTLTSSSDAAQCKTIR from the exons ATGACCTCCATCAGTCGCAGGGAGTCGGTGTGCCGGAGTCTGTTCGGCCCCGTGGACCAGGAGCAGCTGCGCCGGGACCTGAAGCTGAGGCTGCGGGAGATGAGCGAGCAGGACAGCCGCCGCTGGAACTTCAACTTCCAGGCGGAGACGCCGCTGCCCGGCCGGTTCCAGTGGGAGGAGATACCATCGGACTGCGCTGCTGCCTTCTACCTGGAGCCTGTGGAGCCGAGGGAGGCTGCCTGTACCCCGGCCACTGGGGATGAGgatggtgctggtgctgctggtggtgatggtggtggtgatgacaGGGAAGGAAGCGCAGGGACAAACCAGGAGAACTGTCCCCGCATCCTCAACACCAAGCGTCCCGCTGAGGTGACGCCCGTCCGGAGGAAGAGGTCTCTCTCCAAACCCGCAGCCAAACCCCGGAATTACGCACGAATTACAG ATTTCTTcgcaaagaggaggagatcgACAGAAACCAAGATCCAGACCCTCACAAGCTCCAGTGACGCAGCTCAGTGCAAAACAATACGATGA